Proteins co-encoded in one Loktanella sp. M215 genomic window:
- a CDS encoding phosphoribosyltransferase-like protein, which yields MKNISHIVLFEDFVGSGSQVEPFLKLACNVDRNIKVLFCPMYILLAGAQLALRLQRQYRNFSFSPVLEIPQKMFHN from the coding sequence GTGAAAAACATAAGCCACATAGTTTTATTTGAAGATTTCGTTGGCAGCGGTTCGCAAGTTGAGCCCTTTCTAAAGCTTGCGTGTAATGTCGATCGGAATATAAAAGTTTTGTTCTGTCCTATGTATATCCTGCTCGCGGGTGCCCAGTTAGCACTAAGGTTACAGAGACAATATAGAAACTTTAGTTTTAGTCCTGTCCTTGAAATACCTCAAAAAATGTTTCATAACTAA